A window of Solanum stenotomum isolate F172 chromosome 9, ASM1918654v1, whole genome shotgun sequence genomic DNA:
AGAGAAAAAGCGAAattagccgcttaccaattgaaagatgttaCCCAAATTTGGTATGAGCAATGGAAAGATTCTAGGCCGGTAGGGGTGGGTCCTATAGAGTGGGAAACTTTTAAGTtggctttccttgataggttctttcctcgggagttgagggaggctaagTTGGAGGAATTCATAAATCTTAAGCAAGGCAATATGAGTGTCAATGAGTATGCCTTGAAGTTCACTcttttgtctaagtatgctctaTCTTTGGTAGAAATTCCGagggatttgatgaataggttTATGACAGGGGTGTTCGAACTAGTGGAATAAGAATATCGTATGGCAATGTTTGttgatgatatggatatctcacgtctcATGGTGTTTGCCCAACAAATAGAAGAGTCAAAACTCAAGAAGGAGAGGGCTAGGGAGAAGAAGAGGTCTAAGGTGGATAATGCtgggtccgatggacatggtcgttctaaGAATCGACAAAAGTTTTTTGGACAAGGTTATTCTAATGCTCCTAAGTATAAGGAAGAGATGGTGTCTACCCCTAGGTCACAAGGGAAAGTTAGTGAGTCCCTATGGCCTACTTATTCTAGGTGTGGTAAGAGGCATGAGGGTAGGTGTTTGGCTGGTAAAGATGGTTGTTATGGATGTGGTGAGAGTGGCCACATGAAGAAAGATTGCCCAAAGGCAAAGGCTACTATAGGAGAGGGTAAGCAAAATGCCCCCAGTGGTGGGGATGATGAGCCTCCAAAGAGGAATAgtttttatgctctccaattcAAGGATGATCAAGAGTTATCTCCTCATGTCCCTTTCCGATATGTGCTTCtttcatgttttagaaaattttcagatttcttgTCTATTATGACTTGTTATGTTGGTCTTAATGTTTTCCTTGCCTTGATGGATGTTTAGAAGAGCATGTGcgggcttactcccaagggggagatagtgtgcctattTCATAAGGTCTTTACATGATTATATGTGGCCATGATTTTCTttatatgtatgtttatgaaGGTGTGTAGGCCTTGTTATAATTGATCTAATTGCATTGTGTTTCCTCTTGTTGTAACATCTTTGAGTCAATGTGCATTTTAGGCTCCATGAATTCATGTTGAGCATGTTGTAGCTAGGAGATGTTAGTTCTTCCTTGGACATGGGTATATATGTCTCTTCCATGAATTTTGAGTTGCATTAGATAGGTTTAGCTTGGAATTGAAATTTCCTTGGTTGGTTGTGTGCATGTAGATGTACTGCAcacatgatgggctgctagtcttgagtcattcccttaagaagtgtttagaaatttcattcgaggatgaatgttcccaagggggacaTATTGTAATGCCCTGGAatctagtagactaaactagagccAAGAATTAGGGTTCTAGAGTGTGATGTATGGGAAATAGAGTTGTAGATGAGACTTTATGTGCTTAGAATGAGGATTTTAATGGTTGAACATCAAGATATGTATTAGACCTAGTAGCATAGATGACCTTTAAGAGTTTGGTTGTGCATGGGAAGGCCAGCTACCAAGGCAAAAGGgcaagcctaagccaaagggCCAAGGCTACCGAACCTTGGAAGCTACTGCCCAAGAGTTCACGACCACTTTCACGACCAGTGGTGTGAACCACAGTCCGTTAAGGGGTCCTTGGAGATTCCTTTAGGCTAGTTATAGTTTCCTAAAATTTGTCCCTAAGTTCCAAAGCGCATctcattcggcgacattagtcgggcTCCCCAAGCTCATTCGGTGAATTGCCTCTCGTGCTTCAGCTCGCCTATTCATTCTCTAGGCTTCATGTGTTTGAACTTCAGTAGGTGAACTTGTTTGAGTCACCCTTTCACAGTCGGTGCATCACCAAGTACCATCTTGGTTTGCCTTTCAAGCATTCAATTTTTTCTCCTTGCACTGTCACTTTTGGCAAAGATCAGCAAGGTCTCCCTTCTGATTCGGCGTATCGCCTTCTCCAATGGAGTTCGTCGATATTATTCGATACACACAAGTGATATGCACTGTCATATTAGGCAAGGTCGTACTCACTTGGAGATCCGCCTTTCTTGATTGGCAATCAACAATGTATAGTTTACACttcttttttgcatttttggccgttctttcaaacatcaatccttgccttgtccatttgccttcatagctgcaaatcatcaacattttaTTAGAATAGGACaaaaattaggcattgaggacactaattattgagTTAAATAAACCtcaaatgagtgcaaatctacAACTCATCATAGGTCAAATGATGGAATTACCCTCCAAACCACTCATAAAGCTTAAAACTCAACTTCTTACCCAAACGCccaaaactcaactcaaggccTTGAAAACCTTATCAAGCACCTTACTAGCTCAAAATTAACATTTTTGACATGATGGAACTGGCGAAATTTCCATCCCAcacttagaactcaaaatattgaccaaagtcaaccctaTCAAGAATTCTCAACTCAAGAGGGTCAATTCACCAAAAAACACTTGATCACATCGGGGTCCATACCAAACATTCCCAAAACACAAACTAAGCATGAAACGGCTAAGGGGAAGGGCAAA
This region includes:
- the LOC125877447 gene encoding uncharacterized protein LOC125877447; translation: MAMFVDDMDISRLMVFAQQIEESKLKKERAREKKRSKVDNAGSDGHGRSKNRQKFFGQGYSNAPKYKEEMVSTPRSQGKVSESLWPTYSRCGKRHEGRCLAGKDGCYGCGESGHMKKDCPKAKATIGEGKQNAPSGGDDEPPKRNSFYALQFKDDQELSPHVPFRYVLLSCFRKFSDFLSIMTCYVGLNVFLALMDV